In one window of Rathayibacter caricis DSM 15933 DNA:
- a CDS encoding glutamyl-tRNA reductase, which translates to MLLCLTASHKNASFDLLEKLSVDSSAVTSALADGIDFVSGAVVVATCNRFEAYLDIDEPLTAARAVAVEAATAAVSAATGVEQEQLRGSVDVVSGDRVAEHLFAVSSGLESVVVGEGEIAGQVRRSLEEARRLGTTSSELERLFQRASQTSRGIKNRTGLGSAGRSIVRLALDLASSRITDWRAARVLLIGTGSYARATVAALRDRGVVDIAVHSPSGRAEGFAARRALRPIEGADLAAEAVGADVVITCTTTEAPVLDAALLIDGRLHSAARERQLVIDLGLPRNVAADVTSVTGVELLDLETISLHAPLEVLDASEKARALVDKAARKFSDVADEKSLTPAVVALRAHVFDALDAEIERARSRGDDDGRTEQALRHLAGVLLHTPSIRARDYARAGAQEAYLTGLEALFGIEVPAEPAVARPRSDDSAATA; encoded by the coding sequence GTGCTTCTGTGTCTGACGGCGTCGCACAAGAACGCCAGCTTCGATCTCCTCGAGAAGCTCTCCGTCGACTCCTCCGCCGTCACCTCGGCGCTCGCGGACGGCATCGACTTCGTCTCGGGGGCCGTCGTCGTGGCCACCTGCAACCGCTTCGAGGCCTACCTCGACATCGACGAGCCGCTCACCGCCGCCCGCGCGGTCGCCGTCGAGGCCGCCACGGCCGCCGTCAGCGCCGCGACCGGAGTCGAGCAGGAGCAGCTCCGCGGCAGCGTCGACGTCGTCTCGGGCGACCGCGTGGCCGAGCACCTCTTCGCCGTGTCCAGCGGGCTCGAGTCGGTCGTCGTCGGCGAGGGCGAGATCGCCGGCCAGGTGCGCCGCTCCCTCGAGGAGGCCCGCCGCCTGGGCACCACCTCGTCCGAGCTCGAGCGCCTCTTCCAGCGCGCCTCGCAGACCTCGCGCGGCATCAAGAACCGCACCGGCCTCGGCAGCGCCGGCCGCTCGATCGTCCGGCTCGCGCTCGACCTCGCCTCCAGCCGCATCACCGACTGGCGCGCGGCCCGCGTGCTCCTGATCGGCACCGGCAGCTACGCCCGCGCCACCGTCGCGGCCCTGCGCGATCGCGGCGTCGTCGACATCGCGGTGCACTCCCCCTCCGGCCGCGCCGAGGGCTTCGCCGCGCGGCGTGCCCTGCGCCCCATCGAGGGGGCCGACCTCGCGGCCGAGGCGGTCGGCGCCGACGTCGTCATCACCTGCACCACCACCGAGGCGCCCGTGCTCGACGCGGCCCTGCTGATCGACGGACGGCTCCACTCCGCCGCCCGCGAGCGCCAGCTCGTGATCGACCTGGGCCTGCCCCGCAATGTCGCCGCCGACGTGACGAGCGTCACCGGCGTGGAGCTGCTGGACCTCGAGACGATCAGCCTGCACGCGCCCCTCGAGGTGCTCGACGCCTCCGAGAAGGCGCGGGCCCTGGTCGACAAGGCGGCCCGCAAGTTCTCGGACGTGGCCGACGAGAAGAGCCTCACCCCGGCGGTCGTCGCCCTCCGCGCCCACGTGTTCGACGCGCTCGACGCCGAGATCGAGCGGGCCCGCTCCCGCGGCGACGACGACGGGCGGACGGAGCAGGCGCTGCGCCACCTCGCCGGCGTGCTGCTGCACACCCCGAGCATCCGTGCGCGCGACTACGCCCGCGCCGGGGCCCAGGAGGCGTACCTCACCGGTCTCGAGGCTCTCTTCGGCATCGAGGTGCCCGCCGAGCCCGCCGTGGCGCGCCCGCGGAGCGACGACTCCGCGGCGACCGCCTGA
- a CDS encoding GNAT family N-acetyltransferase: MSLRLPFDAEPILTDRLLLRPLRVEDAADHARYQGHSDAVRYLRWPVRTPEESHAHLLTRLPSARLAADGDVVVLAMVPREGPLSGHVVGDLTLIAVSVEQGAVEIGWVLHPDAQGEGLATEGALALLDLAFDRLGAHRAIAQLDDRNTASARLCERLGMRREAHHVEDEYCKGEWTSTLVYALLAREHRTLG, translated from the coding sequence GTGTCACTGCGGCTCCCCTTCGACGCCGAGCCGATCCTGACCGACCGGCTCCTGCTGCGGCCGCTGCGCGTGGAGGACGCCGCCGATCACGCGCGCTACCAGGGGCACTCCGACGCGGTGCGCTACCTCCGCTGGCCGGTGCGCACTCCGGAGGAGTCGCACGCGCACCTGCTCACCCGGCTGCCGTCCGCGCGGCTCGCCGCCGACGGCGACGTGGTGGTGCTGGCGATGGTGCCGCGCGAGGGGCCGCTCTCGGGGCACGTGGTCGGCGATCTCACGCTCATCGCCGTCTCGGTCGAGCAGGGGGCGGTCGAGATCGGCTGGGTGCTGCATCCGGACGCGCAGGGTGAGGGTCTCGCGACGGAGGGGGCCCTCGCACTGCTCGACCTCGCGTTCGACCGGCTCGGCGCCCACCGTGCGATCGCCCAGCTCGACGACCGCAACACCGCCTCCGCCCGCCTCTGCGAGCGCCTCGGGATGCGGCGCGAGGCGCACCACGTCGAGGACGAGTACTGCAAGGGCGAGTGGACGTCGACCCTCGTCTACGCACTGCTGGCGCGGGAGCACCGGACCCTCGGCTGA
- a CDS encoding glycine--tRNA ligase — protein MAEPTTLDKVVTLAQHRGFVFPSGEIYGGTRSAWDYGPLGVELKENIKRQWWKAFVQGRGDVVGLDSAVILPTAIWNASGHVGVFSDPLTESLITHKRYRADHLFEKYEEVNGHPPVNGLADIPDPEHPDKVGQWTEIKQFSGLMKTYLGVVDDESGLHYLRPETAQGIFTNFANVLQSARKKPPFGIGQIGKAFRNEITPGNFIFRTREFEQMELEFFVEPGTDEEWQETWMQLAWDWFVDLGIDPENIRQYEHPKDKLSHYSKRTVDIEYRFSFASGEWGELMGVANRTDFDLKTHMEHSGKDLSFFDQTRNERFVPFVIEPSFGLTRALMAFLVDAYEEQELPPNAKGKVETRTVLHLDPRLAPVKVAVLPLSRNEALSPLARQVADRLRQLWNVDFDDSGAIGRRYRRQDEIGTPFCVTVDFDSLEDDAVTVRDRDTMKQERVPLDQLEAHLFSGLRGA, from the coding sequence GTGGCAGAACCCACCACCCTCGACAAAGTCGTCACCCTCGCGCAGCACCGGGGGTTCGTCTTCCCCTCGGGAGAGATCTACGGAGGCACGCGCTCGGCGTGGGACTACGGGCCGCTCGGAGTGGAGCTGAAGGAGAACATCAAGCGCCAGTGGTGGAAGGCCTTCGTGCAGGGCCGCGGCGACGTCGTCGGACTCGATTCCGCCGTCATCCTGCCCACCGCGATCTGGAACGCCTCCGGTCACGTCGGCGTCTTCTCCGACCCGCTCACCGAGTCGCTCATCACCCACAAGCGCTACCGCGCCGACCACCTCTTCGAGAAGTACGAGGAGGTCAACGGCCACCCGCCCGTGAACGGCCTCGCCGACATCCCGGACCCGGAGCACCCCGACAAGGTAGGCCAGTGGACCGAGATCAAGCAGTTCTCGGGGCTGATGAAGACCTACCTCGGCGTCGTCGATGACGAGTCCGGACTGCACTACCTCCGCCCCGAGACCGCGCAGGGCATCTTCACCAACTTCGCCAACGTGCTCCAGAGCGCGCGCAAGAAGCCGCCGTTCGGCATCGGCCAGATCGGCAAGGCGTTCCGCAACGAGATCACCCCCGGCAACTTCATCTTCCGCACCCGCGAGTTCGAGCAGATGGAGCTCGAGTTCTTCGTCGAGCCCGGCACGGACGAGGAGTGGCAGGAGACCTGGATGCAGCTCGCCTGGGACTGGTTCGTCGACCTCGGCATCGATCCCGAGAACATCCGGCAGTACGAGCACCCGAAGGACAAGCTCTCCCACTACTCCAAGCGCACGGTCGACATCGAGTACCGCTTCAGCTTCGCGTCGGGCGAGTGGGGCGAGCTGATGGGAGTCGCGAACCGCACCGACTTCGACCTCAAGACCCACATGGAGCACTCGGGCAAGGACCTCTCGTTCTTCGACCAGACGCGCAACGAGCGCTTCGTGCCGTTCGTGATCGAGCCGTCGTTCGGGCTCACGCGCGCGCTGATGGCGTTCCTCGTCGACGCGTACGAGGAGCAGGAGCTGCCCCCGAACGCCAAGGGCAAGGTCGAGACCCGCACGGTGCTGCACCTCGACCCGCGCCTGGCGCCGGTCAAGGTGGCGGTGCTGCCGCTCTCGCGCAACGAGGCGCTCTCGCCGCTCGCCCGTCAGGTCGCCGACCGCCTCCGCCAGCTCTGGAACGTCGACTTCGACGACTCCGGCGCGATCGGCCGCCGCTACCGCCGCCAGGACGAGATCGGCACCCCGTTCTGCGTGACGGTCGACTTCGACTCCCTCGAGGACGACGCCGTGACGGTGCGCGACCGCGACACGATGAAGCAGGAGCGCGTCCCGCTCGATCAGCTCGAGGCGCACCTCTTCTCGGGCCTGCGCGGAGCGTGA